The following proteins come from a genomic window of Ornithinimicrobium cryptoxanthini:
- a CDS encoding DUF2254 domain-containing protein → MQLSKILSNLRSGLWFIPLVYAVGGLILNAITTTLDSRTNFQLVPIDVIGGPDAALGILGAVAASMISLVATVLSITMVVVQLAMGQFSPRIVQTFLQDRPSQHAIGLFVATFVQAMLTMRQVQVSEESPVVPGISIAVTFLLVIVNIVVLVVYIHHIGRQLRVSSLIELVGGDTRSLMDKVYPGRLEDDQALDPHLVTARTSGVLSLIGREELVAVATEADCRIDIIPAIGQFVPADGKLARLTGSTIHDVDVDLDRLRGALVLSLERSQEEDVAYGLRMLVDMGLKAMADSPNADPTTVVQVLDRVQDVLRQLSRRELRADITCDENGQERVVIPSMDWQAYVRLSFEELRLFGAGSPQVARRMRAALEDLLDYAPRDRHGPLLEQLSQLDDSVAEAYPHERDVTLARRADAQGLGVAAGAASADNATE, encoded by the coding sequence ATGCAGCTGTCAAAGATCCTCAGCAACCTCCGCAGCGGCCTGTGGTTCATCCCACTGGTGTATGCCGTCGGGGGCCTGATCCTGAACGCCATCACCACCACGCTGGACAGCAGGACAAACTTCCAGCTGGTCCCGATCGACGTCATCGGTGGCCCGGACGCGGCGCTGGGGATCCTCGGTGCGGTGGCGGCCTCCATGATCAGCCTGGTGGCAACCGTCCTGTCGATCACCATGGTCGTCGTGCAGCTGGCGATGGGACAGTTCTCCCCCCGCATCGTGCAGACCTTCCTGCAGGATCGCCCCAGTCAGCACGCGATCGGCCTGTTCGTGGCGACCTTCGTGCAGGCGATGCTCACGATGCGGCAGGTGCAGGTGAGCGAGGAGTCCCCGGTTGTCCCGGGGATCTCGATCGCCGTCACGTTCCTCCTCGTGATCGTCAACATCGTGGTGCTCGTCGTCTATATCCACCACATCGGCCGCCAGCTCCGGGTGTCCTCGCTGATCGAGCTCGTCGGCGGGGACACGCGGAGCCTGATGGACAAGGTCTACCCGGGCCGGCTCGAGGACGACCAGGCCCTGGACCCGCACCTGGTCACCGCACGCACGTCTGGCGTGCTGAGCCTGATCGGGCGCGAGGAGCTGGTCGCGGTCGCCACCGAGGCGGACTGCCGCATCGACATCATCCCGGCCATCGGCCAGTTCGTCCCCGCCGACGGCAAGCTCGCGCGTCTCACTGGGAGCACGATCCACGACGTCGACGTCGACCTCGACCGTCTCCGCGGCGCCCTGGTCCTCTCCCTGGAGCGCAGCCAGGAGGAGGACGTGGCCTACGGCCTGCGGATGCTGGTGGACATGGGGCTGAAAGCCATGGCCGACAGCCCCAACGCCGACCCGACCACGGTCGTGCAGGTCCTGGACCGGGTGCAGGACGTGCTGCGACAGCTCTCCCGCCGCGAGCTGCGAGCGGACATCACGTGTGACGAGAACGGGCAGGAGCGGGTCGTCATCCCCTCCATGGACTGGCAGGCCTACGTCCGCCTCAGCTTCGAGGAGCTGCGGCTCTTCGGCGCCGGATCTCCCCAGGTCGCGCGCCGCATGAGGGCCGCGCTGGAGGACCTGCTGGACTACGCGCCTCGCGATCGCCACGGGCCTCTCCTGGAGCAGCTGTCCCAGCTCGACGACAGCGTGGCTGAGGCCTACCCGCACGAGCGGGACGTCACGCTGGCGCGTCGTGCCGACGCCCAGGGACTCGGCGTGGCGGCCGGTGCCGCCAGCGCCGACAACGCCACCGAATAG
- the epsC gene encoding serine O-acetyltransferase EpsC, producing MPLRDLLGRVDAVRARMIEDVDAAIDRDPATDSRLEMALASPGLHAVWAHRVSHALWTRGSRLSARLLSQASRAATGIEIHPGAQIGRRLFIDHGMGVVIGETAEIGDDVMMYHAVTLGGRTNARVKRHPTIEDGAVLGAGARVLGPITIGAEAQVGANAVVVKDVPDGATAVGVPASTRAGVKPDPTDAMFADPALWI from the coding sequence ATGCCCCTGCGCGACCTGCTGGGTCGCGTCGACGCTGTCCGGGCCCGGATGATCGAGGACGTCGACGCGGCGATCGACCGCGATCCGGCCACGGACAGCCGACTCGAGATGGCGCTGGCCTCCCCCGGCCTGCACGCCGTCTGGGCCCACCGGGTCTCGCACGCGCTGTGGACCCGCGGCAGCCGGCTGTCGGCGCGGTTGCTCTCGCAGGCCTCTCGCGCGGCGACCGGCATCGAGATCCACCCCGGCGCGCAGATCGGGCGCCGGCTCTTCATCGACCACGGCATGGGCGTCGTGATCGGCGAGACCGCCGAGATCGGTGACGACGTGATGATGTATCACGCCGTCACCCTCGGCGGTCGCACCAACGCCCGGGTCAAGCGGCACCCGACGATCGAGGACGGTGCGGTGCTCGGCGCGGGAGCGCGGGTGCTCGGACCGATCACGATCGGCGCCGAGGCCCAGGTCGGAGCCAACGCGGTCGTGGTCAAGGACGTGCCCGACGGAGCGACGGCGGTCGGGGTCCCGGCCAGCACCCGTGCGGGCGTCAAGCCGGACCCGACCGACGCGATGTTCGCCGACCCCGCGCTCTGGATCTGA
- the cysK gene encoding cysteine synthase A produces MPVKDDITQAIGNTPLVRLNRLTEGLGATVLVKLESGNPANSVKDRIGAAIIDAAVESGELKPGGTIVEGTSGNTGIALAMVGAARGYKVVLAMPDTMSKERRALLRAYGAELVLTPGAEGMKGAVAKAEEIAEERGAVRARQFANPANTQVHYETTGPEIWADAEGVVDIFVAGVGTGGTITGAGRYLREQRPDIGIVAVEPADSPILNGGQPGPHKLQGLGANFVPEILDTEIYDEVLDATLEDSIRVSRALATEEGILSGISSGSNVWAALELAKRPENDGKTIVVIIPSYGERYLSTVLFEGLTD; encoded by the coding sequence GTGCCCGTGAAGGACGACATCACCCAGGCCATCGGCAACACCCCGCTGGTCCGACTGAACAGGCTCACCGAGGGGCTCGGGGCGACCGTCCTGGTCAAGCTCGAGTCCGGCAACCCCGCCAACTCGGTCAAGGACCGCATCGGCGCCGCCATCATCGACGCGGCCGTCGAGTCCGGCGAGCTCAAGCCGGGCGGCACGATCGTCGAGGGCACCTCTGGCAACACCGGCATCGCGCTGGCCATGGTCGGCGCGGCCCGCGGCTACAAGGTGGTCCTGGCCATGCCGGACACGATGAGCAAGGAGCGTCGGGCCCTCCTGCGCGCCTATGGCGCCGAGCTGGTGCTGACCCCCGGCGCCGAGGGCATGAAGGGCGCCGTCGCCAAGGCCGAGGAGATCGCCGAGGAGCGGGGCGCCGTGCGGGCCCGCCAGTTTGCCAACCCGGCCAACACCCAGGTCCACTACGAGACCACCGGGCCGGAGATCTGGGCCGACGCCGAGGGTGTCGTCGACATCTTCGTCGCCGGGGTCGGCACGGGTGGCACCATCACCGGCGCGGGCCGCTATCTGCGCGAGCAGAGGCCGGACATCGGCATCGTGGCGGTCGAGCCCGCCGACAGCCCGATCCTCAACGGCGGGCAGCCGGGACCCCACAAGCTCCAGGGCCTGGGCGCCAACTTCGTCCCGGAGATCCTGGACACCGAGATCTACGACGAGGTCCTGGACGCAACCCTGGAGGACTCGATCCGCGTCTCCCGCGCGCTCGCGACCGAGGAGGGGATTCTCTCTGGGATCTCCTCCGGCTCCAACGTGTGGGCCGCCCTGGAGCTGGCGAAGCGCCCCGAGAACGACGGCAAGACGATCGTCGTGATCATCCCGTCATACGGCGAGCGCTACCTGTCAACGGTCCTCTTTGAGGGACTGACTGACTGA
- a CDS encoding YtxH domain-containing protein produces the protein MRKLLFIVGAGIGYILGAKAGRERYDQLSKQAEKVWSNPKVQSTVEDVKAQAPKAAATVAGSAKDIAGQAKAKVTGHEQTDLSGNYENEAGSWDSETGTASIDEDELGPGADKLP, from the coding sequence ATGCGCAAGTTGTTGTTCATCGTCGGGGCTGGGATCGGTTATATCCTCGGGGCCAAGGCGGGCCGCGAGCGCTACGACCAGCTCAGCAAGCAGGCTGAGAAGGTCTGGAGCAACCCCAAGGTCCAGTCGACCGTGGAGGACGTCAAGGCCCAGGCCCCCAAGGCCGCCGCGACCGTCGCCGGGTCCGCCAAGGACATCGCCGGTCAGGCCAAGGCCAAGGTCACCGGCCACGAGCAGACGGATCTGTCCGGCAACTACGAGAACGAGGCCGGCAGCTGGGACTCCGAGACCGGCACGGCCTCGATCGACGAGGACGAGCTCGGCCCGGGAGCTGACAAGCTCCCCTGA